Proteins from a genomic interval of Onychostoma macrolepis isolate SWU-2019 chromosome 17, ASM1243209v1, whole genome shotgun sequence:
- the slc16a12a gene encoding monocarboxylate transporter 12-B, with the protein MKAREKQQVNSSQAEPERAKPAGTGQKRKQEAERSERVRERMKRGSILSSRSLEMSEKTPHSAAAPDGGWGWMIVAGCFLTTVCTRAVTRCVSIFFVEFQSYFSRDYSATAWIHSLLDCTTMLCAPLGSYIGNRLSSRIAIMIGGLLSSAGLLLSSLATSVEFLYLTLGVLTGVGFALSYTPAIAMVGSYFNERKALAYGIAMSGSGIGTFILAPTVQLLIELFSWRGALLILGGLVSHLCVCGALMRPLEGQSRRQKEMDLEGGKKVDFLNVKLADAGHNMEVSALEQRSVEVKLTDMEMRGENEHAENMKSDGKKRMESKPSDAKQTHSNVEINLRQEDSEDSETVTRSTDEWDKESKPKCSGTDISVPALVQSGDLPLDCLPTNQEDTTIPESNTNHNTLVQSKVANTNLLKESRDNVWSIIRKTVLREYSFLLIPDFLLLLVSFLFLAYGCSVPFVYLVPYSLSAGVSLQQAALLMSILGVSGIVGTITFGWIADRKCLRPYRVVSYMLAVGSEGLSCLFLPLLNGFFLLVPFSLIYGYFDGAYVALIPVVTSDTVSSTHLTSALGVVYFLHAIPYLISPPIGGWLVDQTDSYTATFFLSGVALICSAVILAAVRVIIRCTRGSSYLN; encoded by the exons ATGAAAGCAAGAGAAAAACAGCAAGTAAATTCGTCCCAAGCAGAGCCAGAGAGAGCAAAACCAGCTGGAACTGGACAGAAAAGGAAACAAGAGGCTGAAAGGAGTGAGAGAGTGAGGGAGAGGATGAAGAGAGGAAGCATCTTGTCCAGCAGAAGTCTAGAGATGAGTGAAAAGACTCCACATTCAGCGGCCGCTCCTGATGGTGGATGGGGCTGGATGATCGTGGCCGGATGTTTCCTCACCACTGTTTGTACACGTGCAGTCACTAG GTGTGTTTCCATCTTTTTTGTGGAATTCCAGTCATACTTTTCCAGAGATTATTCTGCAACTGCGTGGATACACTCTCTGTTGGACTGCACCACAATGTTGTGTG CTCCATTGGGTAGTTATATAGGGAACCGCCTCTCTTCTCGTATAGCTATCATGATTGGTGGGCTTCTTTCCTCTGCCGGCCTGCTGCTCAGCTCACTGGCCACCAGCGTGGAGTTCCTGTATCTCACATTGGGTGTTCTTACAG GTGTGGGATTTGCTCTCAGCTACACTCCTGCAATTGCCATGGTGGGTTCTTACTTCAACGAGAGAAAAGCGCTGGCTTATGGGATCGCCATGTCAGGCAGTGGCATCGGAACCTTCATACTAGCACCCACTGTCCAACTCCTCATTGAGTTGTTCTCCTGGAGGGGTGCGCTGCTCATTCTGGGGGGTTTGGTGTCCCACCTGTGTGTCTGTGGAGCACTTATGAGGCCTTTGGAAGGTCAAAGCAGGAGACAGAAAGAGATGGACTTGGAGGGTGGCAAAAAGGTTGACTTCCTAAATGTGAAACTTGCTGATGCAGGGCACAATATGGAAGTGAGTGCACTGGAACAGAGATCGGTGGAGGTAAAACTTACGGATATGGAAATGAGAGGGGAAAATGAACATGCTGAGAATATGAAGAGTGATGGAAAAAAACGGATGGAGTCAAAGCCTTCTGATGCAAAGCAAACACACTCCAATGTGGAAATAAACCTTAGACAGGAAGACTCGGAGGACTCAGAGACTGTGACCAGAAGCACAGATGAATGGGACAAAGAATCAAAGCCAAAGTGCTCAGGTACAGACATCTCAGTCCCAGCTTTAGTACAATCAGGTGACTTGCCTTTGGACTGTTTGCCCACCAACCAGGAGGATACAACTATCCCAGAATCAAACACTAACCACAATACTTTGGTACAGTCAAAAGTGGCAAACACAAACTTACTAAAGGAGTCCAGGGACAATGTATGGTCTATCATAAGGAAAACAGTATTGAGAGAATATTCCTTCCTGTTGATACCAGACTTCTTATTGCTGTTGGTGTCCTTCCTGTTCCTTGCATATGGTTGCAGTGTGCCATTTGTTTATCTCGTGCCATATTCCCTGAGTGCAGGCGTCAGCCTTCAACAAGCAGCATTACTCATGTCCATACTTGGAGTGTCAGGGATTGTCGGTACCATCACTTTTGGATGGATTGCAGATAGAAA GTGTTTGAGGCCATATAGGGTGGTGAGTTACATGCTGGCTGTGGGGTCAGAGGGGCTGAGTTGTCTGTTTCTGCCTCTGCTGAATGGTTTTTTCCTGCTCGTCCCCTTTTCTCTCATCTACGGCTACTTTGATGGAGCTTACGTGGCACTTATTCCTGTGGTGACCTCTGACACCGTCAGCTCCACCCACTTGACCTCAGCTCTGGGAGTTGTTTACTTTCTTCACGCCATCCCCTACCTCATCAGCCCACCTATTGGAG GTTGGCTAGTGGATCAGACAGACTCCTACACAGCTACATTCTTCCTCAGTGGAGTCGCTCTGATCTGCAGTGCTGTGATTCTGGCTGCTGTGAGAGTTATCATCCGTTGCACTAGAGGGAGCTCTTACTTAAACTGA
- the LOC131523571 gene encoding uncharacterized protein LOC131523571 — ICKSPQPSEQPIRNTVGHNKSKNHQETDYFKMALKAEPERKEWHKGLAKAMSKGYRKSEFTPELNAEILEQLKKAIVIGPNDLFFIIKYALYILKKSEVQAKNNDEEIQILLERTIEIKNLEGLPGIFQYYRKYSTKRGFQEGERVRENFPTSTKVLRIVANLYKWKVFLMKDDSEERETLARKSIELLEEVVRHYPDRLQVKLSLASLHCYAHNTEKAEEIFKQLLSKKDDLSLNGQLHLFYSYACHLHYSRQSRDSVFYYMKAAEIPEMTDRKRKSIKIVSNSAFS; from the coding sequence ATATGCAAATCTCCTCAACCgtctgaacagccaatcagaaatacAGTCGGACACAACAAGTCCAAGAATCACCAGGAGACTGATTATTTTAAGATGGCGTTAAAAGCAGAACCAGAAAGGAAGGAATGGCACAAAGGTCTTGCCAAAGCAATGAGCAAGGGTTACAGAAAATCTGAATTCACTCCAGAGCTGAATGCTGAAATTCTAGAGCAGTTGAAAAAGGCAATAGTGATAGGCCCAAATGATTTGTTCTTCATTATAAAATATGCCCTTTATATACTGAAAAAGTCTGAGGTGCAAGCAAAAAACAATGATGAAGAAATACAAATTTTACTAGAGAGAACCATTGAAATCAAAAACTTGGAGGGACTGCCAGgtatttttcagtattacagAAAATATTCCACAAAGAGGGGTTTTCAAGAAGGAGAAAGGGTTCGAGAAAATTTTCCCACCTCTACTAAAGTTCTTAGAATCGTGGCTAATTTATACAAATGGAAGGTTTTCTTGATGAAAGATGACAGTGAGGAAAGGGAGACTTTGGCTAGGAAATCCATTGAGCTGTTAGAGGAGGTTGTCAGACATTATCCTGATCGTCTCCAAGTAAAGTTATCCCTTGCGTCACTGCACTGTTATGCACACAACACTGAGAAAGCGGAGGAGATTTTTAAGCAGCTCCTGTCAAAGAAAGATGATCTCTCTCTTAATGGACAACTTCACTTATTTTATAGTTATGCCTGCCATTTACATTATTCTAGACAGTCCAGAGATTCAGTCTTCTATTACATGAAAGCAGCAGAAATCCCAGAAATGACAGATCGCAAACGAAAGAGtataaaaatagtttcaaatTCAGCATTTTCTTGA
- the LOC131523702 gene encoding interferon-induced protein with tetratricopeptide repeats 1-like isoform X2 produces the protein MYLCKAESVMQEQGTEEAGVRLQVNKANLAWVYFLMGKMDESKKYLEEVKMLQQMHPAPPGCALHPEVSGEKGWTLVKFNKSKKRQAIDYLKMALKAEPARKEWHKGLAMAMSKTYTIYNCPPQLKAEIVKQLKTAHEQEPNSLFFHALYLEKRSEVHREDNERQMQDLLEKAIETGDLECLGTIFRYFRTISVDKAIDEAERARKKFPTSNRVLKYLAICKKWKVFNMKEDNMERRTLARESTELFEEVVKHYPDSLREKIALASMHDYAGNSERADEIYQQFLLQMDDFPPHSKQYIYYSYACHLYMCRRLEESINHHMKVAEIPDNTIDKQKSIKILKKTGMNGRNPRCEEIWNFLERIHIDD, from the coding sequence ATGTACCTGTGCAAAGCAGAAAGTGTGATGCAGGAGCAGGGAACAGAAGAAGCTGGAGTCCGGCTGCAGGTTAACAAGGCTAACCTGGCTTGGGTCTACTTCCTAATGGGAAAGATGGATGAGAGCAAAAAATACCTGGAAGAGGTGAAGATGCTTCAGCAAATGCATCCTGCTCCACCTGGATGTGCTCTACACCCTGAAGTCAGTGGAGAAAAGGGCTGGACGCTGGTGAAGTTCAACAAGTCCAAGAAGCGGCAGGCGATTGATTACTTAAAGATGGCTTTAAAAGCAGAACCTGCAAGGAAGGAATGGCACAAAGGTCTTGCCATGGCCATGAGCAAGacatatacaatttataattgCCCGCCACAGCTTAAGGCAGAGATTGTAAAGCAGCTGAAAACTGCACATGAGCAGGAACCaaacagtttgttttttcatgctCTTTATTTAGAAAAACGGTCTGAGGTGCATCGAGAAGACAATGAAAGACAGATGCAAGATTTACTAGAGAAAGCTATTGAAACTGGAGACCTGGAGTGTTTGGGTACTATTTTCAGGTATTTTAGAACCATTTCTGTAGATAAAGCTATTGATGAAGCAGAGAGAGCTCGAAAAAAGTTCCCCACCTCAAACAGAGTGTTGAAATATCTGGCAATTTGCAAAAAATGGAAGGTTTTCAATATGAAGGAAGACAACATGGAAAGGAGGACATTGGCTAGGGAATCCACTGAGCTGTTTGAGGAGGTTGTCAAACATTATCCTGACTCACTCAGAGAAAAGATAGCCCTTGCGTCAATGCACGATTACGCAGGCAACAGTGAGAGAGCAGATGAGATTTACCAGCAATTCCTGTTACAGATGGATGATTTCCCTCCTCACAGCAAACAGTATATTTACTATAGTTATGCCTGCCATCTATACATGTGCAGACGGTTAGAAGAGTCAATCAACCATCACATGAAAGTGGCAGAAATCCCAGATAATACGATTGACAAACAGAAGAGCATTAAGATTCTTAAAAAAACTGGGATGAATGGCAGAAATCCTCGCTGTGAGGAAATTTGGAATTTTCTGGAAAGAATTCATATTGACGATTAA
- the LOC131523702 gene encoding interferon-induced protein with tetratricopeptide repeats 1-like isoform X1, giving the protein MDLEQHLQKLECHFTWELGSSKNELLILLSNLNDVSQERCTWLIHYYNLLGYIQQALGSNTEALMYLCKAESVMQEQGTEEAGVRLQVNKANLAWVYFLMGKMDESKKYLEEVKMLQQMHPAPPGCALHPEVSGEKGWTLVKFNKSKKRQAIDYLKMALKAEPARKEWHKGLAMAMSKTYTIYNCPPQLKAEIVKQLKTAHEQEPNSLFFHALYLEKRSEVHREDNERQMQDLLEKAIETGDLECLGTIFRYFRTISVDKAIDEAERARKKFPTSNRVLKYLAICKKWKVFNMKEDNMERRTLARESTELFEEVVKHYPDSLREKIALASMHDYAGNSERADEIYQQFLLQMDDFPPHSKQYIYYSYACHLYMCRRLEESINHHMKVAEIPDNTIDKQKSIKILKKTGMNGRNPRCEEIWNFLERIHIDD; this is encoded by the exons ATGGA CCTGGAACAGCACCTTCAGAAGCTGGAGTGTCACTTCACCTGGGAACTGGGAAGCAGTAAAAATGAACTCCTGATATTACTGAGTAACTTGAATGATGTGAGCCAGGAAAGATGCACTTGGCTGATTCACTATTATAACCTCCTGGGCTACATCCAACAGGCTCTTGGCTCCAACACAGAGGCTCTGATGTACCTGTGCAAAGCAGAAAGTGTGATGCAGGAGCAGGGAACAGAAGAAGCTGGAGTCCGGCTGCAGGTTAACAAGGCTAACCTGGCTTGGGTCTACTTCCTAATGGGAAAGATGGATGAGAGCAAAAAATACCTGGAAGAGGTGAAGATGCTTCAGCAAATGCATCCTGCTCCACCTGGATGTGCTCTACACCCTGAAGTCAGTGGAGAAAAGGGCTGGACGCTGGTGAAGTTCAACAAGTCCAAGAAGCGGCAGGCGATTGATTACTTAAAGATGGCTTTAAAAGCAGAACCTGCAAGGAAGGAATGGCACAAAGGTCTTGCCATGGCCATGAGCAAGacatatacaatttataattgCCCGCCACAGCTTAAGGCAGAGATTGTAAAGCAGCTGAAAACTGCACATGAGCAGGAACCaaacagtttgttttttcatgctCTTTATTTAGAAAAACGGTCTGAGGTGCATCGAGAAGACAATGAAAGACAGATGCAAGATTTACTAGAGAAAGCTATTGAAACTGGAGACCTGGAGTGTTTGGGTACTATTTTCAGGTATTTTAGAACCATTTCTGTAGATAAAGCTATTGATGAAGCAGAGAGAGCTCGAAAAAAGTTCCCCACCTCAAACAGAGTGTTGAAATATCTGGCAATTTGCAAAAAATGGAAGGTTTTCAATATGAAGGAAGACAACATGGAAAGGAGGACATTGGCTAGGGAATCCACTGAGCTGTTTGAGGAGGTTGTCAAACATTATCCTGACTCACTCAGAGAAAAGATAGCCCTTGCGTCAATGCACGATTACGCAGGCAACAGTGAGAGAGCAGATGAGATTTACCAGCAATTCCTGTTACAGATGGATGATTTCCCTCCTCACAGCAAACAGTATATTTACTATAGTTATGCCTGCCATCTATACATGTGCAGACGGTTAGAAGAGTCAATCAACCATCACATGAAAGTGGCAGAAATCCCAGATAATACGATTGACAAACAGAAGAGCATTAAGATTCTTAAAAAAACTGGGATGAATGGCAGAAATCCTCGCTGTGAGGAAATTTGGAATTTTCTGGAAAGAATTCATATTGACGATTAA
- the LOC131523604 gene encoding interferon-induced protein with tetratricopeptide repeats 1-like isoform X1 codes for MQDGEQQASIRLIHHYDLLGYIQQALGFNTEALKYLHKAESVMQEQGTEEAGVRLQVNKANLAWVYFLMGEMDKSKGYVEEVERLQRMHPAPPGCALHPEVSGEKGWTLLKFNKSKKRQAIDYFKMALKAEPERKEWHKGLAVAMSRAYIMSEFTPELEDEILQKVKTAADMDPNDLFLQSLYTLKKFEVQAEKNDEEVQSLVERSINTGNLEGLGYILQYFKNISIERAIQEGQRVHETFSTSPKVFRILSNLYKWKVFAMKENSQERKILSQKCIKMFEKVVIDYPDCVRGWLALATLHRYAHNTKRANEIYQQLLSEKDDLPPHTQQFLYYSYACHLHQSRQSRDKSINFLMKAAEIQNISEDKQKSIMILEQTVENGINSRCEEISQFLKRVLNNE; via the coding sequence ATGCAAGATGGGGAGCAGCAGGCGTCCATCAGACTGATCCACCATTACGACCTGCTGGGCTACATCCAACAAGCTCTCGGCTTCAACACAGAGGCGTTGAAGTACCTGCACAAAGCAGAAAGTGTGATGCAGGAGCAGGGAACAGAAGAAGCTGGAGTCCGGCTGCAGGTCAACAAAGCTAACCTGGCTTGGGTCTACTTCCTTATGGGAGAGATGGATAAGAGCAAAGGATACGTAGAAGAGGTGGAGAGGCTTCAGCGTATGCATCCTGCTCCACCTGGATGTGCTCTACACCCTGAAGTCAGTGGAGAAAAGGGCTGGACGCTGTTGAAGTTTAACAAGTCCAAGAAGCGTCAGGCAATTGATTATTTTAAGATGGCTTTAAAAGCAGAACCAGAAAGGAAGGAATGGCACAAAGGTCTTGCCGTAGCCATGAGCAGGGCATATATAATGTCAGAATTCACTCCAGAGCTGGAGGATGAAATACTACAGAAAGTGAAAACGGCAGCAGATATGGACCCAAATGATTTGTTCCTTCAATCCCTCTATACACTAAAAAAGTTTGAGGTGCAGGCAGAAAAAAATGATGAGGAGGTACAAAGTTTAGTAGAGAGATCCATTAACACAGGAAACTTGGAGGGTTTGGGTTATATTCTTCaatattttaagaacatttcCATTGAGAGAGCGATTCAAGAGGGACAAAGGGTTCATGAAACGTTTTCCACTTCCCCTAAAGTTTTTAGAATCCTGTCAAATTTATACAAATGGAAAGTGTTCGCTATGAAGGAAAACAGCCAGGAAAGGAAGATCTTGTCTCAGAAATGCATAAAGATGTTTGAGAAGGTTGTCATAGATTACCCAGACTGTGTCAGAGGATGGTTAGCCCTTGCAACACTGCACCGTTATGCACACAACACTAAGAGAGCCAATGAGATTTACCAGCAGCTCCTGTCAGAGAAAGATGATCTCCCTCCTCATACACAACAGTTTCTGTACTATAGTTATGCGTGCCATCTACATCAGAGCAGACAGTCCAGAGACAAATCAATCAACTTTCTCATGAAAGCAGCAGAAATCCAAAACATTTCAGAGGACAAACAGAAAAGCATAATGATTCTTGAACAAACTGTGGAGAATGGCATAAACTCTCGCTGTGAGGAGATTTCACAATTTCTAAAGAGAGTTCTTAATAATGAGTAA
- the LOC131523604 gene encoding tumor necrosis factor receptor superfamily member 6-like isoform X4, with amino-acid sequence MDHPTNDHNCQPCQICDSNTNMETMVRCSSFHNTVCTCKENHYCDKGDLCKACYPCDTCEQHGVKQPCTKTTNTVCHDPKGPAGIIAAVLVSVILVAGVVVYYLWRKQKFCFKDRKNGGNPEEDLPLKDIDLNPHLSEIVDILGWKMMKRVAQRSDMSITDIEEHELNHRNDVKEQTFALLRAWSQRQGLHGAYPALIKTLRHMKERRTADEIQKIVEKQPKALP; translated from the exons CAAACATGGAGACGATGGTGAGATGTTCATCATTTCACAACACTGTCTGCACGTGCAAGGAGAATCATTACTGTGACAAGGGTGACCTGTGCAAGGCGTGTTATCCCTGTGACAC GTGTGAGCAACATGGAGTGAAACAACCATGCACAAAAACCACCAACACTGTGTGCCATGATCCCAAAGGGCCTGCTG GGATCATTGCAGCTGTTTTGGTGTCAGTCATACTTGTGGCTGGTGTGGTGGTGTATTATCTATGGAGAAaacaaaagttttgttttaagGACAGAAAGAACGGAGGGAATCCTGAG GAAGACCTTCCCCTGAAAG ATATAGACCTGAATCCTCACCTATCAGAAATTGTTGATATTCTGGGCTGGAAAATGATGAAACGTGTTGCCCAGCGCAGTGACATGAGTATAACTGATATTGAGGAACATGAGCTTAATCACCGTAATGATGTAAAGGAACAGACCTTCGCACTTCTGCGAGCTTGGTCCCAGAGACAAGGTTTACATGGAGCCTACCCAGCTCTCATCAAAACTCTTCGTCACATGAAGGAAAGAAGAACAGCAGATGAGATCCAGAAAATTGTTGAGAAACAACCTAAAGCTCTGCCATAG